Below is a genomic region from Eremothecium sinecaudum strain ATCC 58844 chromosome V, complete sequence.
GAGATCTCCACCGAAATAATCGGTTGACTTAATGATAACACGGAAATGGTAGTCTCCCTTTTCAGCTGGTGCTGGTTGACCTAATGGTATCTTAATGGTGCTAATTTCCCAGTCATCGGTTTTCAATTCTTTGCTGACGTCTTTGATTAGTCTTTTATCGAAGTCATTCTTCAAGTTTTCAAATGACAACCTTGTGACGACAAAAGGAGTCTGAATGACTTTATTGTCTTTTTGCAAGGTAACCAAACAGCACCATCCTCCGCGCCTAGGAATAGGGAAGTAAGGAGCGTATGTATGAGGGACAAGAGGAAGAGCGTTAGCAAACTTGAAGGGGTCACGCATACTAGCGAAATCCTCAACCTCTTGCAACATTGTTGCAGGAATTGAGCTAGGGCTAAAGAACTTATGCTTTGCTGAGCAGACTAACACTTTTAATACAATATGAGGTGTTGAAGATGGGGTCACATTGGCATCGCCCGGAACCTTAAAATGAGCATCGATCAATCTCAAGTGAGGAATGGAAGAAGCAACATGTATAGTCTCTTTTAAGTCATTGGCGTCTGTAATTCCCAGTATTTGACCAATTTTCTTGTCCTCGAATGTAAATAACTTACCAAGGGTTCTGATATCTTCAACACTACCTGCCATAAAGGTCTCTTTGCTAACGTGTGGTAGTTGAAGGATCTGTGCATAAGGAGAATTTTTGATAGCCTGCACAATACACTTGGAGGTCTCCAATATAGTAACACAGATATCTGTGTTTCTGACCGTAGTTGCAATGTCAAGTAAGCCATGCAATATTTTCGTTGACTGGGAAACAATATCCAATTTTACATTTTCTAGTTCACCGCTGTGTCTGCGATTGATGTGATCTTGCAATAGACGCTCAAAGTCTTCTGGTTTCAAGTGGGGGTACTTCAAAGTATATTCCTTAGCTTTTGATAGCCAGGATATTATAGTATCAACGTTAACCAAATCAGAAGGTGCATGGTTAAACATCCTGTCAACAAAGTATGAGGCTGTATCCGCATTAATACCCTTTACAGTGTACGATTGAGTATTAGACCACCATTTGGAAACCAGATATGGAAGTAGGACAGCCAAAAGCCCAAAATAAGCAGCTACAACCAAAGGTGACGCTGCTCCCTCTACTAAAAACTTTGGTAACGCAATTCCATGAGAAGTAGATTGAGGACCATCAGGATGACCCCATTTCAAGTAATTTTCCCTAGTAATCTCATCTGTCAAAGACTTATATGCCTTAGTAATCATAACATACTGCTCTTCCAACCGCGCTCTCGCCTCAGGTGTCAAGTCCTTTGACAATTTGTCAGGATGGAATTTAACAGATAGTTTCCTGTATGCGGATCTGATCTCCCTCTCCGTTGCAGACGCACCAATATCTAAGTATTCATATGGATCAAAAACTGTCGAAATATTGTCTCTCAAAACTGAATTATTACCAATACTATGTAGCAAATATCCCACAATAGCCCACCCAATCACAATGAAAACTGCTCTCTTATTGAAAATCTTAGATCCCGTAGCTTCTCTCTTCTCCCGGAACCTCAATATAGCATCTGGAGCATGCTTGTCACGAATCCTGCCCAAAGATAACTTGTCATCGTCATCTTCAACCTTCTTAGAACGAAATAAACCAGCTATCTGAGCCCATGTTGCAGGAACCAGTAGTACTAACAACAATGTCAATAGAAAGAACGGCCACGTTTCGTCTGCTTCATCATATTCGTAACTTAGAGTCATTTTAGAGAACAATCAGTATAGCAAACTCGTCTTCAGCAACCAAGACTGTTTTAATACGCCTTTGTTTAGGTAACAGCGAAGCGTGTTTAAATCGCCACTGAAATGCTCACAAAGCCTCGTTTAAAGTGACCAAACTATCCCGCCCATAATATTTCACACGCAAACAGCGAAGTGCAGAGGAAGTGGGAGGAAATAAGTATCAATAGTTCCTCCAAATGTTGCTGGACTTTCAATGCTGCGCTATGCCTGCGAGTGATTTCTATACGGAAGTACTTCGAACTGTCTCCGCCAAGATATCAATTATCATTGTTTACGTATTgtaaattttttttaatagcTATTGAGAACTTGGATAGTCTTAGACAATGATGATATTTAATGAAGTGTAGGTGTTAAGGTATATAAGCCTTTATATTGAGCTACCATTGTTTATATTGGTGATGAACGCATTTGGAAATGTTAACCAATTAGGTTCTATGGCTCAGGAGTTTCAAACTCAGAATAAGGCAAAGGTTAGCGTTAGGGGTTGGCAAAACGCAACACAACAAGACCTGTTAAACTTCGTTACTAGAAAAACCAGGATTGCAATTCAAAACTCCTATGTGCAGGGAGATTTGGTAATTGGATATGTTAATAAACATGAGGTGCAACCGCTTTTGAAGTTTAATGGGATTCGATTTGCTGGTAATGCTTTGAAATTTGAAGATATGGAGGGTGTTGGAAATACATCTACATCCAATACAATATCTTTACTGAGGAATTTTCTGTTTAAGAGATATAATGCTCAAACTAGGATGTTAGATTTGGGGAATATGTACCATGACCCGGATTTAATTCAAAATGGGTTGGTCTCTAATACTTCTACACAGTCGAAGATGTTTTTGGCTTTGATGAAGCTTGCGTCCAACGAAAAGCAGCTATTTGTGGAGTCTGTGAACTTGTCTAATAATAATCTTAAGGACGTGGATGGTATTTCGACACTTGCGCAAACGTTTCCTGGATTAAAAAATCTATGTCTAGCGAACAACCAGATTTCGAGGTTCCAATCACTTAATGTATGGAAAAACAAATTTAAGGAATTGAGAGAACTGCTGATGATGAATAACCCCATTGCGAATGATCCAGAGTATCGTAGAGAGCTGCTGAGGATCTTTCCAAAAATGGTCATTTTAGATAGCGCGGTTGTGCGTGATGAGAACAAGTTGAATGCGATATACACCTTTCCGATGCAACTGCAGCAGTTTTTCTTTGAGGAGAGCAACTTGGGTTCATCTGCAATTGATTTTGTTACGAATTTTCTCAGGCTGTGGGATACTGATCGAGCACAACTAATGGGTTTGTATACTCCACAGTCGCAGTTTTCTATTAGCGTAGACTCCTCTGTTCCTGCGACCACCGTCCAAGACTGCGACCAATCTCCCTCATTTGGACACTACCTATCGTTTTCGCGAAATATAACTAAGGTCTCCAGTGAGAAGTCGAAACAGGAGCGGCTTGGTATGGGTCTTGAGTCAATTCATAAACTATTCAAGTCAATTCCCGGTACAAAACATTTTCTTCAAGAACAGCCTGACAATTACTCATTACAAACATGGTCCTACCCTCCTGTAGGTGGCTTTGTTATTATCCTGCATGGATTCTTTGAGGAAGTGTCCAAACCAGAGGTAGACAATGCCAAATCATATGGTTCAAACAGCAGGAATAGGCGGTATAATCACGGCTATCAAAGCAATTCACAGAGCAAACTCTCGAAAAAATCATTTGATAGAACCTGGGTTATCGTACCTAATCAAGGCAGCGTCATTATTGCATCTGATCTTTTGACTATCAGATCATATGTTTTGGGTGCATGGACAAAGAAATCCGCTCCTCAACCACCAGCGATCGAACAGCAACCTCCTACAATGCAACCAATGGATGCACCTAAAATCACACCAGTTCTGACACAGCCTTTGGGAACAGCAATGCAGCCTCAAAGTGACGCGCAAGCAAAGTTCCAAATGGAATTCCTCAATAGGTTACACCTTGAAACGAAATTGAACGCTGAATATACATTGATGTTAGCAGAGCAGAGCGGTTGGGATTATGATACCGCAATTAAAGGCTTTCAAAGCAGTGTCAATAATCTACCAAGAAATGCGTTTTTATAAAATTAGACTAATTTCACGCTTGGTAATGAACTTCAACATGAATAAGAAAGATAACTTATCAACCTCTCATTAATGCCATCACGTCGCATGTTAATAGTAATCCATATGCTTCCGGTTACCCGCCTAGCACAAATCATAAATGTAGTAACGGAGACATTAATTGTAATCAACTATATATCTACATATAGTATTTATATAGGTTTTATTGAAAGCGTTATTATTTACTTAGTCCGTCTTTTTCATATAATTCTAAATGGTCTGCTGTTAGATCCTGACTAGGCGCCAGACCAGAAAAGCTTTTACCAATTGAGTCCAACAATGACAAGTTCCAATTAGGTCTTAGTAGTACAGAAGAtaaatattttttttttaattctAACTATCTATCAGACTCTCAACTTAACGTCAAAGGACGTCACAGAGACAAGCGGCACAAATTAGTAATATATGAATTGTACAACTATAAGCTACTATTACCAGAATCCAAACAAGATCAAACGTTAATATATCGCGCAAGTTAAATAATTATATATGAGAGCACCTCCACAGCCAAGAAGATCAAGACATAGGTACGTGTCCCAAGTTCTCCAGGTAGTACAGGACGCTGTCACCCTTCAAAAGGCCCGCGAAAGATGGCATATACACAGGCTTCACAAAGTGAATAGGGCCAATTGCCGTAACGGAAAGCCCGGAACAACCTCCAGGCGAGAAAACTCTGATTTGTCAATCAGACTAACAGATATTGCCAATCAGCCCAGTGGTGTAGATTTGCAAAAGAAAAGGCGTATGCCATTGCTTATAGCTTCCTTTCCAAGGGGATGCGGTAGATCTCCTAGGTTTAACGCCTTGGAGAAGAATAAATGGTGTAAAGCAATGATTACACGCAGGAAATACAAGTTAAAGTCCTTCAATAGCGGAGCTGTTCCAATCACAGGTAAAGGTAAAAAGCCCACTGGTGATTATTCTATTAAGAAAGAAATTGCCAAGCATGCTCACATGAAAGTCAACTACCATAGAAAAGGTGTTATGAACTCTACATGTGTTTTGGttgatattaaaaataatcAGCCCCCAGAGTACTTGACTTTTGACCGCGACTACAGTCTTCGTCTATGTGACTATCCTTCATTATCAATAAGGAAGCCAGAAACATTATCAATAAGAAAGTCAGAAGCAAAGGCCTGCTAACTAATTTAGAATATCTCTTTAATCATCCCTGGTTGAAATTGTTTTAAATTGAGTGTCAATAGCACAGAAAATCAATGTGTCttaacatatatatatataaaatattCAATGAAATAATAGTTAACAACTAAAGGACTTAAATCCAATTTTTAATAGCTATCCTGCTTAAATGTTGACACCAGGTTCTGGTACCAATACTCCTATGCAAGGGTACTTTCTTTCGAAATGTGATTCCCAGCTGTCCAACGCTTCCAACTCCTGGGCCGATAAGTCCGATAAATCATCTATCGGCCGGTCCCAACTAGATATCATTTCTATGTCAAAGGAATTAGTAGCTAAACCTCTTGAAGCATCATGACCTGCAAAGTTTGAATATGGGCCACTAGGACCATAGAATTGTCTACTTGCACTGCAGTCGTAAACCTTTCCTTTGATTGcaatatatattttttCGTCATCATGACCGTTAAACTTGTATAAAGTTCTTGGATAAAATGTAGTTTGTACTATTGGTTCTTTATGACTCGTTGAATTCGATTCACGATTTTCTGTGTTCTCATTGGTGACTCCTGTTGGGTCCTCACTTGTCTTTACACCTCCTAATAGTATGTTCTTGACAAAAGACATCCTCTAACGACAGGTAGACTAAATTGTAATCAATCAATAGGATATATGTAGAAAGTTAATGCTTGTCTTCCGTTATTATAAATCACCCCTTGTGGTTGAAACAGTTGTGAACTTTTTACGGGTCTTAAAGGTTCCTAAAACTTGGAATCTTTGATCAATGGCTACTTTACTATGGTGACTATAATAATCGTGATACATGATTTTTATAATTAGTATACTAGAATTATATACTTGGCAACGTAAGTTCCTAGAAATCGACTACATCTTCAATGAATTTAGCTGCCGCTAGCTTTAATATGTTACCGACGTATATAACTTGTTGCTGGGCCGTTTCCCAATCTTCTCGCTGTACCGCGTCTCGAACCCCCGGGAATGACCAGGAATCATATGTGTTTGAAAGACGCAAAGCAGGCCCACTAACAAGATTTTTAAAGAAGGCCCGTCCAGGTAAGCCCGATAATTTAACCTGCGCTCGGTATAGGCCGGTCAACTTCCTGTTCCATGCCCACCTATTCATGGCCAACATCGATGGTTCTCTGCCACCTTCTTGATTCATAAAAATGTTGTTCCAGGTGTACGCCCAAGAGCGCCAGTCTTCACCTATCTTCTGCCATAGTACTAGTGCATCATAAATAGGCTGTAGGTTTAGTCGATTCTTAGACATTGCGGCCAAATCTTGTAGTTTGACATTTAAGTCCCGTACATAGTCTAGGATGTTAAATTGAATCAATGGATTATCTACCAACTTAAGTGATGCTTGGAATAAAAAGAGCAGCATTTCTCCGGTAGTGGCCCAGCCATTATTTACGTTAAAGGTCTGATTAGTGAGGTGTGAGAAGGTGTCCTCGCTGGTTAAGGCTGGAGCCTCCATCTTTGAAATATGAGGCGAAGAAAATACAATCACGGGAATACCATTTGTCATGTATGGAACCCACTGCCCGTACTGCTTTACGTCTGTCACATCGAGTTGGAATCCAAAGTTCTCACTTTTTTTGGTGAAAAACTCATGGAGCAAAGGAGTACATTGGActtcaatatttttacTACCTTTGGGGTCTACACTTAACTGGGTTATATCTAAGAAAGCATAGGCTTCTTCCTGTAAGTGGGCTAGATTGTTTTTAAGAAGAGAAGTTGCACCAGCAGAATTGTACATAGAAGCATCGAAGGAAATGAAATATATGTTTCTTAATGGCTTCCAGTCATATTTATACTTCACCTGCTGGAACAATTCCACTAGCTCCAATAATAGCATCTGGCCAAAGTTTGGATAACTTGCACCATAATGTGTAGAGTCCCGCGCAGCAGCTATAATGATTGATTTGTCGGATTGCTCTTTCCCGTCAATCTTACTAACGACGTTCCAAGACGGCTGATCTTCACGCTGAATAGGGTCCAATGACATATCTATCTTTATTTTATTAGAGCCACCGCTATGCCAGCCATTCTTGAAATCTACAGCTCTATCTGATTTCGATAACATACCCTTCAACTGGGATCCCTGCTTAGCGGAGATTGGAATCGTGGGAATCTTTGGAATTAGAAGCGATTGATCTGGTTGTGCTCCTCCTAGAAACTTCGCAGAGTATCCTGCTGAAGAAGGATTCCCAAATCCGTAGTGAGGTATCCCTACTGGAAACCTTTGAATAACGTCCTCTTTACCATCCAGTGACTTTGAGATGAATAATATGCCCTTTATACCACGTTCTTGGCATAGTAATACCTGATTTGCCACAAATGAGTCATAGTGAAGTAAAAGAACAGTATTCTCGTTTAGTAAATGGGCATCTTCTAAGCGTTTCAAGTCATCTTCTGTTCCATAATGACCGTATATAAGCTGAGCGGCTTCAACTTTCCCAGCAGTTGCCATAGGATTAAAGTTCTCCTCAGACAAGTCAAGTACTACTTTATCCACACCATCACCATAAACAGAAACAGCTGCCTCGCCCGCATAATTAATAACTGCTGGAAAATGATAAACTCTCGTTGAACGCAAGCCATTATTCGTAAACGATTCCTTCACATAGTCCATCATAGCAAAATCGCCCTTCGTACCAGCAATGTGGGGCATGCTACTCAAATATTCCAAATCTTGTTCCATTTTCGCATAATTAATACAACGCCCTGCATATTCAATCAACTTAGGCGTATCTGAGAACATCCCATGGGTCCCGGACTCAACGTTATTGGGCATCATCTTGCTCATACTAACATAATATACAATAAACGACATAAACAGGATGTAAACATATCGTCTTAAAATCAATGGATTTCCAACCTTATTTAAATAGTAATCCAGCTTTTCCGAACTCATCATATATAGTTGGTTTAAAGGGCCCCAAAACTTCCTTTTAAACGGTATAATTACATTTTGTTGAAAACCTTCCCAATACTGCCTAAAACTCTTTCTATGCGTTACCTCTTCTAGTTCCTGAAACCCCATCTGTTCGAACGGGGGCCTCTCTTCAACGATTTCCGATAATTCGTTATATATCGGAGGATCGACTGGTAACTCAATATCACCAAAACCTTGACTAATAACAGTATTTCGGTTATCTGAATTCTCCGGATCTAAAATATCTTGCTCATTTTGGCTTAGTCGACCATAGCCATCATTTGAAGCGCTCATGTCTTCTTCACTTCGCTTATAAGTTTTTATTTCGAGTTCTATTAAGTTAAAGTTTTACTAATGAAGTCTTTAGTTTTTAGAAAACAACCTTGAAGTTCAATACTGAAACTCTTATGTAGGAAACAGAACTAAAGAATAAGATAAACCGACCTATAAGACCAATATGACTAGGATCAATGTGGCGTATGTGCAATTCTAATTTCTATGATTCCCTTTGGAACTCTATACTAATGATTCTTTGTTAGAATGGTGTGTGATTTCTTTTATCCACAGTTAGGAGGTGTGGAATTCCATATATACCATTTGTCCCAGAAGTTAATCGAATTAGGTCATTCGGTTGTGATAATTACTCATGCATATGGTGATAGAAAAGGCGTTAGGTATTTGACAAATGGTTTGAAGGTATATTATGTTCCATACTTAGTGTTATACAGAGAAACTACGTTTCCAACTGTGTTCGCTAGTTTCCCAATAATTCGAAACATATTGCTGAGGGAGCAGATCCATATTGTTCATTCACATGTTAGTGTTTCTACGCTGGCCCATGAAAGTATATTACATGCTAATACGTTGGGAATCTATACTGTTTTCACCGATCACTCTTTATATGGCTTTGACAGTATAGGGTCAATTCTGGTTAATAAGCTTCTAAAATTTACCCTTACATGCGTCGACCACACGATATGCGTCTCTCATACTTGTAAGGAAAATATGGTTCTTAGAGCGGATCTGGAGCCCGACCAAATATCTGTTATACCGAATGCCGTTGTTAGCAAGGACTTTAAGCCTCGAAGCAACAACGTATTCCGCACCAAAGATTGCATTACAATTGTTGTTATATCTAGGCTATTTCCAAATAAGGGCGCAGATTTACTCACGCACTTAATTCCCAGAGTGTGTGCTTTGCATAAAAGAGTGGAATTTATCATAGCGGGCGATGGCCCGAATTTTGTAGATTTCCAACAAATGATTGAATCTTTCAGGTTACAAGAACGAGTCCAACTACTGGGTGCCGTTAATCATGAAGATGTAAGAGATGTGATGTGTTTGGGGGATATATATTTGCATGCTAGTTTGACTGAGGCCTTTGGGACCGTCCTAGTGGAAGCAGCGTCCTGCGGTTTGCTGATTGTAACTACGAAAGTTGGAGGTATCCCAGAGGTTCTGCCAGAGCATATGACTGTATATGCCTCGGAAACCTCGGTATCGAGTTTAGTTGAAGCTACTAGTACTGCTATCCAGCTGCTTAATAGTTTTGAAGTCGATACTTCATCCTTCCATTCTGATATACGACAAATGTACGACTGGCTAGATGTTGCCAGGCGTACGGTGGAGGTTTACAAGACAGTGCGTTCGCAGCCGACTAACAAAAACTGGATTGCAATGCTAGAAAAGTTTTATAAAAGGGATAATGTTTGGGCAAGGACATTATTTGTACTATGTTGCGTCACAGAGTACATACTGTGGTATATATTAGAATGGTGGGCTCCCAGAAGCGAAATAGATATTGTACCAAAGTGGCCCGCCAAATCTTCCATCCATAGCTAGGTCATATAATAGAGTTAGAGAAGTTCGCAATCATGTCCATAATTTGCATCTCTTTTTCCTGTAGCATGGATACGTAGTACTTTGATATTTTATTCTTTGGTTGCCATTGCGCCTTTCCAGATACTTTGCGAAGAGGCAAGAGATCGCTCTTATCCACTGCTTCGTATAGCATATTTAAAAGACTTCCACCTTTTTGCTGTATGGTAAATTGTTCTCTTTGCTTCTCTTCTCCAAAATTTGTGAGCCAGCTAAAGTCATAAACTTCCTGATCACCTATCTTAGATTTAACAAATCTTCTGAGGTCACCAATTTCTGCTATTAAGTCCATCTTTTCTAACTTTAGCTTTTCATCTAACAAGTCTGAGTATTCTTTGCTAGAGACTAAAGTATATCTCTCAATACGTTCACTTTGGATCTGTTTTTCTAGTAGCCTATTGGTTTCCTGTAAGGAAGTTAAATTATTTGTAAGTTCATTATTCCTTTCCTTTAGTTTTTCAAGCCTGCTGGTCAAATCCATCACTTTGTCCTCAAATTGCTCAAACCTCTCATTTTTAGCATCTAGCACTTTCACTTTTAACGTCAACTCTTCTATA
It encodes:
- the SEC63 gene encoding protein-transporting protein SEC63 (Syntenic homolog of Ashbya gossypii AAL103W; Syntenic homolog of Saccharomyces cerevisiae YOR254C (SEC63)), translating into MTLSYEYDEADETWPFFLLTLLLVLLVPATWAQIAGLFRSKKVEDDDDKLSLGRIRDKHAPDAILRFREKREATGSKIFNKRAVFIVIGWAIVGYLLHSIGNNSVLRDNISTVFDPYEYLDIGASATEREIRSAYRKLSVKFHPDKLSKDLTPEARARLEEQYVMITKAYKSLTDEITRENYLKWGHPDGPQSTSHGIALPKFLVEGAASPLVVAAYFGLLAVLLPYLVSKWWSNTQSYTVKGINADTASYFVDRMFNHAPSDLVNVDTIISWLSKAKEYTLKYPHLKPEDFERLLQDHINRRHSGELENVKLDIVSQSTKILHGLLDIATTVRNTDICVTILETSKCIVQAIKNSPYAQILQLPHVSKETFMAGSVEDIRTLGKLFTFEDKKIGQILGITDANDLKETIHVASSIPHLRLIDAHFKVPGDANVTPSSTPHIVLKVLVCSAKHKFFSPSSIPATMLQEVEDFASMRDPFKFANALPLVPHTYAPYFPIPRRGGWCCLVTLQKDNKVIQTPFVVTRLSFENLKNDFDKRLIKDVSKELKTDDWEISTIKIPLGQPAPAEKGDYHFRVIIKSTDYFGGDLDVTIPMQVRDPVKIDEAKEYIYGAGDHDENTPGSDDSDNSDIEDDENEDSNEGSDYTDIDTDTEVEEDATEDKEKSDEK
- the MEX67 gene encoding Mex67p (Syntenic homolog of Ashbya gossypii AAL104C; Syntenic homolog of Saccharomyces cerevisiae YPL169C (MEX67)) — translated: MNAFGNVNQLGSMAQEFQTQNKAKVSVRGWQNATQQDLLNFVTRKTRIAIQNSYVQGDLVIGYVNKHEVQPLLKFNGIRFAGNALKFEDMEGVGNTSTSNTISLLRNFLFKRYNAQTRMLDLGNMYHDPDLIQNGLVSNTSTQSKMFLALMKLASNEKQLFVESVNLSNNNLKDVDGISTLAQTFPGLKNLCLANNQISRFQSLNVWKNKFKELRELLMMNNPIANDPEYRRELLRIFPKMVILDSAVVRDENKLNAIYTFPMQLQQFFFEESNLGSSAIDFVTNFLRLWDTDRAQLMGLYTPQSQFSISVDSSVPATTVQDCDQSPSFGHYLSFSRNITKVSSEKSKQERLGMGLESIHKLFKSIPGTKHFLQEQPDNYSLQTWSYPPVGGFVIILHGFFEEVSKPEVDNAKSYGSNSRNRRYNHGYQSNSQSKLSKKSFDRTWVIVPNQGSVIIASDLLTIRSYVLGAWTKKSAPQPPAIEQQPPTMQPMDAPKITPVLTQPLGTAMQPQSDAQAKFQMEFLNRLHLETKLNAEYTLMLAEQSGWDYDTAIKGFQSSVNNLPRNAFL
- the OSW1 gene encoding Osw1p (Syntenic homolog of Ashbya gossypii AAL105C; Syntenic homolog of Saccharomyces cerevisiae YOR255W (OSW1)) — its product is MRAPPQPRRSRHRYVSQVLQVVQDAVTLQKARERWHIHRLHKVNRANCRNGKPGTTSRRENSDLSIRLTDIANQPSGVDLQKKRRMPLLIASFPRGCGRSPRFNALEKNKWCKAMITRRKYKLKSFNSGAVPITGKGKKPTGDYSIKKEIAKHAHMKVNYHRKGVMNSTCVLVDIKNNQPPEYLTFDRDYSLRLCDYPSLSIRKPETLSIRKSEAKAC
- the DAP1 gene encoding Dap1p (Syntenic homolog of Ashbya gossypii AAL106W; Syntenic homolog of Saccharomyces cerevisiae YPL170W (DAP1)); this encodes MSFVKNILLGGVKTSEDPTGVTNENTENRESNSTSHKEPIVQTTFYPRTLYKFNGHDDEKIYIAIKGKVYDCSASRQFYGPSGPYSNFAGHDASRGLATNSFDIEMISSWDRPIDDLSDLSAQELEALDSWESHFERKYPCIGVLVPEPGVNI
- a CDS encoding HEL121Cp (Syntenic homolog of Ashbya gossypii AAL107W; Syntenic homolog of Saccharomyces cerevisiae YOR256C (TRE2) and YPL176C (TRE1)) — its product is MSASNDGYGRLSQNEQDILDPENSDNRNTVISQGFGDIELPVDPPIYNELSEIVEERPPFEQMGFQELEEVTHRKSFRQYWEGFQQNVIIPFKRKFWGPLNQLYMMSSEKLDYYLNKVGNPLILRRYVYILFMSFIVYYVSMSKMMPNNVESGTHGMFSDTPKLIEYAGRCINYAKMEQDLEYLSSMPHIAGTKGDFAMMDYVKESFTNNGLRSTRVYHFPAVINYAGEAAVSVYGDGVDKVVLDLSEENFNPMATAGKVEAAQLIYGHYGTEDDLKRLEDAHLLNENTVLLLHYDSFVANQVLLCQERGIKGILFISKSLDGKEDVIQRFPVGIPHYGFGNPSSAGYSAKFLGGAQPDQSLLIPKIPTIPISAKQGSQLKGMLSKSDRAVDFKNGWHSGGSNKIKIDMSLDPIQREDQPSWNVVSKIDGKEQSDKSIIIAAARDSTHYGASYPNFGQMLLLELVELFQQVKYKYDWKPLRNIYFISFDASMYNSAGATSLLKNNLAHLQEEAYAFLDITQLSVDPKGSKNIEVQCTPLLHEFFTKKSENFGFQLDVTDVKQYGQWVPYMTNGIPVIVFSSPHISKMEAPALTSEDTFSHLTNQTFNVNNGWATTGEMLLFLFQASLKLVDNPLIQFNILDYVRDLNVKLQDLAAMSKNRLNLQPIYDALVLWQKIGEDWRSWAYTWNNIFMNQEGGREPSMLAMNRWAWNRKLTGLYRAQVKLSGLPGRAFFKNLVSGPALRLSNTYDSWSFPGVRDAVQREDWETAQQQVIYVGNILKLAAAKFIEDVVDF
- the SPT14 gene encoding phosphatidylinositol N-acetylglucosaminyltransferase SPT14 (Syntenic homolog of Ashbya gossypii AAL108C; Syntenic homolog of Saccharomyces cerevisiae YPL175W (SPT14); 1-intron in Ashbya gossypii), producing the protein MTRINVAMVCDFFYPQLGGVEFHIYHLSQKLIELGHSVVIITHAYGDRKGVRYLTNGLKVYYVPYLVLYRETTFPTVFASFPIIRNILLREQIHIVHSHVSVSTLAHESILHANTLGIYTVFTDHSLYGFDSIGSILVNKLLKFTLTCVDHTICVSHTCKENMVLRADLEPDQISVIPNAVVSKDFKPRSNNVFRTKDCITIVVISRLFPNKGADLLTHLIPRVCALHKRVEFIIAGDGPNFVDFQQMIESFRLQERVQLLGAVNHEDVRDVMCLGDIYLHASLTEAFGTVLVEAASCGLLIVTTKVGGIPEVLPEHMTVYASETSVSSLVEATSTAIQLLNSFEVDTSSFHSDIRQMYDWLDVARRTVEVYKTVRSQPTNKNWIAMLEKFYKRDNVWARTLFVLCCVTEYILWYILEWWAPRSEIDIVPKWPAKSSIHS